A genomic stretch from Megalobrama amblycephala isolate DHTTF-2021 linkage group LG22, ASM1881202v1, whole genome shotgun sequence includes:
- the LOC125257997 gene encoding rhomboid-related protein 1 isoform X2 → MFWMCVCVCVCVCVCRLEQLGFNALLQLMIGVPLEMVHGILRISLLYMAGVVAGSLTVSITDMRAPVVGGSGGVYALCSAHLANVVMNWAGMKCPYKLLRMILALVCMSSEVGRAVWLRFSPPLPSSGPQPSFMAHLSGAVVGISMGLLILRSYEESLHKQCS, encoded by the exons ATGttctggatgtgtgtgtgtgtgtgtgtgtgtgtgtgtgtgtgcaggttaGAGCAGTTGGGTTTCAACGCTCTTCTCCAGCTGATGATTGGAGTTCCTCTGGAGATGGTTCATGGGATCCTGAGGATCAGTCTGCTGTATATGGCAGGAGTCGTCGCTG GTTCGCTGACGGTGTCCATCACGGATATGCGAGCTCCAGTGGTGGGCGGGTCCGGCGGGGTCTATGCACTTTGCTCAGCACATCTCGCCAATGTTGTCATG aaCTGGGCTGGTATGAAGTGTCCATACAAGTTGCTGCGGATGATTCTTGCACTTGTTTGCA TGAGTTCTGAGGTGGGCCGTGCCGTATGGTTGCGTTTTTCGCCGCCCCTCCCCTCTTCCGGACCGCAGCCCAGTTTCATGGCTCATCTGTCGGGCGCAGTGGTGGGCATCAGCATGGGGCTGCTGATCTTGCGGAGCTATGAGGAATCTCTGCATAAACAGTGCTCCTG A
- the LOC125257997 gene encoding rhomboid-related protein 1 isoform X1, translated as MFWMCVCVCVCVCVCRLEQLGFNALLQLMIGVPLEMVHGILRISLLYMAGVVAGSLTVSITDMRAPVVGGSGGVYALCSAHLANVVMNWAGMKCPYKLLRMILALVCMSSEVGRAVWLRFSPPLPSSGPQPSFMAHLSGAVVGISMGLLILRSYEESLHKQCSWWVLIFSFITFLLFAIFWNIFAYELLGVQIPPPP; from the exons ATGttctggatgtgtgtgtgtgtgtgtgtgtgtgtgtgtgtgtgcaggttaGAGCAGTTGGGTTTCAACGCTCTTCTCCAGCTGATGATTGGAGTTCCTCTGGAGATGGTTCATGGGATCCTGAGGATCAGTCTGCTGTATATGGCAGGAGTCGTCGCTG GTTCGCTGACGGTGTCCATCACGGATATGCGAGCTCCAGTGGTGGGCGGGTCCGGCGGGGTCTATGCACTTTGCTCAGCACATCTCGCCAATGTTGTCATG aaCTGGGCTGGTATGAAGTGTCCATACAAGTTGCTGCGGATGATTCTTGCACTTGTTTGCA TGAGTTCTGAGGTGGGCCGTGCCGTATGGTTGCGTTTTTCGCCGCCCCTCCCCTCTTCCGGACCGCAGCCCAGTTTCATGGCTCATCTGTCGGGCGCAGTGGTGGGCATCAGCATGGGGCTGCTGATCTTGCGGAGCTATGAGGAATCTCTGCATAAACAGTGCTCCTGGTGGGTCCTCATCTTCTCCTTCATCACCTTCCTCCTCTTCGCCATCTTCTGGAACATTTTCGCTTACGAGCTGCTCGGGGTACAGATCCCGCCCCCTCCCTGA